One region of Clostridia bacterium genomic DNA includes:
- the rpmG gene encoding 50S ribosomal protein L33, with translation MRTIITLACVECKQRNYTTKKNKRNNPDRLELKKYCKFCKTHTVHKETK, from the coding sequence ATGCGAACCATAATCACCCTAGCATGTGTGGAGTGTAAACAGCGGAATTATACGACTAAAAAAAATAAGAGAAATAACCCGGACCGCTTGGAACTGAAAAAGTATTGTAAGTTTTGTAAGACCCATACAGTTCATAAAGAAACTAAATGA